From Pseudomonas fluorescens:
CTCGACATCGGCCGAGAACGATCTCTCATCACTTCCTGAACAACCTTCATAAAACCGCACTATATTGGTGCGACAACTTGCACCCTACCCACCTGCCCAGCCCATTTTGGTTCGAAACTTCCCGTTGAAGCTGGCAGAACGCCACAGTTTCGAGCCTTAAATCCTTATTTCAGGGGTTTAACGCTTCTTTTCGGAGCCTTGGTTTGGTTTTTGCATTTTCCTTGTATCAGCGTGTGCCTCAAGCCCGCGCCTTGCTCCAAAAGAGGTCCTGATGACCATCAGCGATGCACTGCACCGTTTGTTACTCGACAACCTGACGACCGCGACCATCCTGCTCAACGACGACTTGCGTCTTGAGTACATGAACCCGGCGGCGGAGATGCTCCTGGCCATCAGCGGCCAGCGCAGCCATGGGCAGTTCATCAGCGAATTGTTCACCGAGTCGGCCGAAGCCTTGAGTTCATTGCGCCAGGCGGTGGAGCAGGCACACCCATTCACCAAGCGCGAGGCGATGCTCACGGCCCTGACCGGCCAAACCCTGACCGTCGACTACGCCGTGACCCCGATCCTGAGCAACGGCGCCACCCTGCTGCTGCTTGAAGTGCATCCCCGCGACCGCCTGCTGCGCATCACCAAAGAAGAAGCCCAGCTGTCCAAGCAGGAAACCAGCAAGATGCTGGTCCGCGGCCTGGCCCATGAGATCAAGAACCCGTTGGGCGGGATTCGCGGTGCCGCGCAGTTGCTGGCCCGCGAGCTGCCGGACGAGCACCTCAAGGACTACACCAACGTCATCATTGAAGAGGCCGACCGCCTGCGCAACCTGGTGGACCGCATGCTCGGCTCCAACAAACTGCCGTCGCTGGCGATGACCAACGTGCACGAGGTGCTCGAGCGCGTCTGCCAGCTGGTCGAAGCCGAAAGCCAGGGCTGCATCACCCTGGTGCGCGACTACGACCCGAGCATTCCCGACGTATTGATCGACCGCGAACAGATGATCCAGGCCGTGCTCAATATCGTGCGCAACGCCATGCAAGCCATCAGCAGCCAGAACGAGCTGCGCCTGGGCCGCATCAGCCTGCGCACCCGCGCCCTGCGCCAGTTCACCATCGGCCACGTGCGCCATCGCCTGGTAACCAAGGTCGAGATCATCGACAACGGTCCGGGCATTCCTGCGGAACTGCAGGAAACCATCTTCTTTCCAATGGTCAGCGGCCGCCCGGACGGTACCGGGCTGGGCCTGGCCATTACCCAGAACATCATCAGCCAGCACCAGGGTCTGATCGAATGTGAGAGCCATCCCGGCCACACCACGTTCTCGATCTTTCTGCCTCTGGAACAAGGAGCCCCATCGACATGAGCCGTAGTGAAACTGTGTGGATCGTCGATGACGACCGTTCTATCCGCTGGGTCCTCGAGAAAGCCTTGCAACAGGAAGGCATGACCACCCAGAGCTTCGACAGCGCTGACGGGGTGATGAGCCGCCTGGCGCGCCAGCAGCCCGACGTGATCATCTCCGACATCCGCATGCCCGGCGCCAGTGGCCTGGACCTGCTGGCGCGGATTCGCGAACAGCACCCGCGCCTGCCGGTAATCATCATGACGGCGCACTCGGACCTGGACAGCGCTGTCGCGTCCTACCAGGGCGGTGCGTTTGAATACCTGCCCAAGCCGTTCGACGTGGACGAGGCGGTGGCGCTGGTCAAGCGCGCCAACCAGCACGCCCAGGAACAACAGAACCAGGAAGCGCCGCCAGCGCTGACCCGCACCCCGGAAATCATCGGCGAAGCGCCGGCGATGCAGGAAGTGTTTCGCGCCATCGGGCGCTTGAGCCACTCCAACATCACCGTGCTGATCAATGGCGAGTCGGGTACCGGTAAAGAACTGGTGGCCCACGCCCTGCACCGTCACAGCCCAAGGTCGGCCTCGCCGTTTATCGCACTGAACATGGCGGCGATTCCGAAGGACTTGATGGAGTCCGAGCTGTTCGGCCATGAGAAAGGCGCGTTCACTGGCGCGGCCAACCTGCGTCGCGGCCGCTTTGAGCAAGCCGATGGCGGTACGCTGTTCCTCGATGAGATCGGCGATATGCCGGCCGATACCCAGACCCGCCTGCTGCGGGTACTGGCGGACGGCGAGTTCTATCGCGTGGGCGGGCATACGCCGGTCAAGGTCGATGTGCGCATCATCGCCGCGACTCACCAGAACCTGGAAACCCTGGTGCATGCGGGCAAATTCCGCGAGGACTTGTTCCACCGCTTGAACGTGATCCGTATCCACATTCCCCGGATGTCGGACCGTCGCGAAGATATCCCGACCCTCGCTCGCCACTTCCTCAGCCGCGCCGCCCAGGAGCTGGCCGTGGAGCCGAAGCTGCTGAAAACCGAGACCGAGGAATACCTGAAGAACCTGCCGTGGCCAGGCAACGTGCGCCAGTTGGAGAACACCTGCCGCTGGATCACGGTGATGGCATCCGGGCGCGAGGTGCATATCAGCGACCTGCCGCCGGAGCTGTTGAGCCTGCCGCAGGACTCGGCCCCAGTGACCAACTGGGAACAAGCCCTGCGCCAATGGGCCGACCAGGCCCTGGCACGCGGCCAGTCAAACCTGCTGGACAGCGCCGTACCGGCGTTCGAGCGGATCATGATCGAAACGGCCCTCAAGCACACCGCTGGTCGCCGCCGCGATGCCGCCGTGCTGCTGGGCTGGGGCCGCAATACCCTGACTCGCAAGATCAAGGAACTGGGGATGAAGGTGGATGGTGGTGACGACGACGACGGCGATGAGGGCTGAGTCTCAGATCCACTGAAAATCCAATGTGGGAGGGGGCTTGCCCCCGATAGCGGTGGATCAGTCACATAGATGTCGACTGACACTCCGCCGTCGGGGGCAAGCCCCCTCCCACATTTGGACCTCCAAAGGCTTCAGAACCGTGCACCGCTTCAATGCACCATGAACCGGCATCGGGCATGGATCCGGCGCCTGAAACCGCAGAACCGCTGAAAAAAACCTGAACCCCGAAAACACCAAAGCCCCGTATTCCGGGGCTTTGCGCTTTCTGAAGATTTTTTTTGGCGCCACTTCGCGACTCTGGCACGCGCCCTGCAATAACCCTTGTACAACCCAGTTTCGGGGACCTTGGTACAGGCAGGCCGAGAATCCCCTCTTTACACCCGGGGTGCTTGATGCGAACCGCGTCGCGCTCCACACCGCTTTGGGGAACCTCGGTACAGGCAGGCCGGGGATTCCCTCTTTAACACCGAAGCCCTTGAGGCTTCACCCCGTTTTGGGAGCCCTGGTACAGGCAGGCCGGGAACTCCCTTCTTTACACCCGGGGCTTATGTGGCACAGCGCCCATAGCCCCAGCCCGTTTTGGGGACCTTGGTACAGGCAGGCCGGGGATTCCCTCTTTTATTGCTCTTGGAGATGGATCTCCAGCCGCCAGCGGCCTTCAGCCTTCTCCCCCGACCATTCCCCGCGCAACGGCCGAGCCGCCACCAGGTTCAGCAGCAGGCCAGCATCGGTCTTGCGTATGCGCCAGTTCACATCCTTGCCATTGACCTTGAGTTGCCCGCCGGCCGCCTTGCCCTGCGCGTCGAACAACAGCGCCACGGTGCCATCTACCTGCTCGCCGTGCAGCTTGGGCTCGCGGTTAAACCACACCAGCACGCCGTCCGCCGCCGGCTCGACCTGCAGCAACTCGACCGGGTCGGGGGTGGTCAGGCGACCGATCATCAGGCCCACCATCAGGCCGACAATCGCCAACGAGCCCAAAACCCTCGGCAATAGCTTCGGCCTGGGATCCTCTTCGAGGGTAGAATGCAGCGCATCTTTGCCTTCGGAGCCGTGCATGTTTCACGTCATCCTTTTTCAACCAGAAATTCCGCCGAATACCGGCAACGTTATCAGGCTGTGCGCCAACAGTGGCTGCCACCTGCATTTGATCGAGCCCCTGGGCTTTGACATGGACGACAAGCGCCTGCGCCGCGCCGGGCTGGATTACCACGAGTACGCCACCTTGCAGCGCCACGCCGACCTGGCCAGCTGCCTGGAAAGCCTGGGCCACCCAAGGCTGTTCGCGTTTACCACCAAGGGCTCGCGGCCGTTCCATGATGCCAGTTTTGCCGAAGGCGACGCATTCCTGTTCGGCCCGGAAAGCCGTGGCCTGCCGGCCGAGGTACTCGATGCCCTGCCTGACGGGCATCGCCTGCGCTTGCCGATGCGCGAAGGTTGCCGCAGCCTGAACCTGTCGAACACCGTGGCCGTTGCTGTCTACGAAGGCTGGCGCCAACTCGGTTTCAAGTAACACACACAGCAAATGTGGTAGGGGGCTTGCCCCCGATAGCGGTGGATCAGTCACATAGATGTCGACTGACACTCCGCCATCGGGGGCAAGCCCCCTCCCACATTGGGTTCTGCGTCGGGTTCGAGATTACTGAACCGTCGACGCGCCTTCCTGTTGCATGCGCTGCAGCTCTTGAGCGTACAGGGCATCGAAGTTCACCGGAGCCAGCATCAGCGCAGGGAACGAACCACGGGTAACCAGGCTGTCCAGGGTCTCGCGGGCATACGGGAACAGGATGTTCGGGCAGAACGCACCCAGGGTGTGGCTCATGGACGCCTCGTCCAGGCCCTGGATCAGGAAGATACCGGCCTGTTGCACTTCAGCGATGAAGGCCACTTCTTCGCCATTCTTGACGGTGACCGACAAGGTCAGCACGACTTCGTGGAAGTCGCCTTCCAGTGCCTTTTGACGGGTGTTCAGGTCCAGGGCAACGCTTGGGGTCCATTCCTGGCGGAAGATAGCCGGGCTTTTCGGCGCTTCGAACGACAGGTCACGCACGTAGATGCGCTGCAGCGAGAACTGTGGGCCTTGGGCTTCTGCTGCTTCGGTATTCTGTTGGTCAGTCATCGCAGATCCTTCTTGATCTTGGGGTCTTTTAGGGGTTGGGAGTCAGACGTGCAGCAGCGCATCGAGTTTACCGGAGCGCTCCAGGGCGAACAGGTCATCGCATCCACCGACGTGCCGGGTGCCGATCCAGATCTGCGGAACGGACGTGCGCCCCGCCTTCTGGGCCATTTCGGCACGCACCTGGGGCTTGCCGTCGACCTTGATCTCTTCGAAGGCAACACCCTTTTTCTCCAGCAAAGCCTTGGCTCGCATGCAGTAAGGGCACCAATCGCTGGAATAGACGACAACCTGGCTCATATCACTTCACCAGCGGCAGGTTATCGGCGCGCCAGCTGCTGATACCACCAGACAGCTTGGCCGCAGTGAAACCGGTCTTGAGCATTTCGCGGGCGTGGGTGCCGGCGTGCTGGCCTTGGGCGTCGACCAGGATGATGGTCTTGGCCTTGTGTTTTTCCAGCTCGGCCAGGCGCGCAATCAGCTTGTCCTGCGGAATGTTCAGGGCGCCGACGATATGGCCGGTGGCAAAATCCTTGGCCGGGCGGATATCCACGACAATCGCCTCATCCTTGTTGACCAGCGCGGTCAGCTCCGACGTGCTCAGGCTGCGGCCACCGCGGCTCATCTCGTGAGCGATCAGCAGCGCCAGCAGGATGACGAAGGCACCCGCGAGCAGATAGTGGGCAGTGGCAAATGCAATCAGGTGATCAACCATCAAGGAGGTTCCAGGGCGTTAAAATGGCGGTAAGTATACACAGCCGCCAGGGGGGGCCAACCCCCGTAAAGCGGTGACGTGGTCGGAACTTCGCTTTAAACTGCCACTCCCTTTTCAATCCCCTTCACTAATTACCGCCGCGAGAGGATCTATGACTACTACGCCTAAACCTTTGGTCCTGATAATTCTCGATGGCTTCGGACACAGTGAAAGCCACCACGACAACGCCGTGTACTCGGCGCGCAAGCCGGTCCTGGACCGCCTGACCGCCACCGTCCCCAACGGCCTGATCTCCGGTTCCGGCATGGACGTGGGCCTGCCGGACGGCCAAATGGGCAACTCGGAAGTCGGCCACATGAACCTGGGCGCCGGACGAGTGGTCTATCAGGACTTCACGCGCGTGACCAAAGCGATCCGCGATGGCGAATTCTTCGAGAACCCGACTATCTGCGCGGCAGTGGATAAAGCCGTCGCCGCCGGCAAAGCGGTGCACTTCATGGGCCTGCTGTCCGACGGTGGCGTACATAGCCACCAGGACCACCTGGTGGCCATGGCCGAACTGGCCTTCAAGCGGGGCGCCGACAAGATCTACCTGCACGCCTTCCTCGACGGCCGCGACACCCCGCCGAAGAGCGCGCAGTCGTCCATTGAGCTGCTGGACGCCACCTTCGCCGCCCTGGGCAAAGGCCGCATCGCCAGCCTGGTCGGCCGCTACTTCGCCATGGACCGCGACAACCGTTGGGACCGCGTGGCCCAGGCCTACAACCTGATCGTCGACGGCCAGGCCGAATTCAACGCCGCCACCGCCCAGGAAGGCCTTGAAGCCGCCTACGCCCGTGGCGAGAGCGATGAGTTCGTCAAAGCCACCACCATCGGCGAGCCGGTGAAAGTCGAAGACGGCGACGCCGTGGTCTTCATGAACTTCCGCGCCGACCGCGCCCGCGAGCTGAGCCGTGTGTTTGTCGAAGACGGTTTCAAGGAGTTCGAGCGTGCGCGCCAGCCGAAAGTCCAATATGTCGGCCTGACCCAATACGCCGCCAGCATCCCCGCCCCCGCAGCCTTTGCCGCAGGCAGCCTGGACAACGTGCTGGGCGACTACCTGGCGAAAAACGGCAAGACCCAGCTGCGCATCGCCGAAACCGAGAAGTATGCCCACGTGACCTTCTTCTTCTCCGGCGGTCGCGAAGAACCGTTCCCCGGCGAAGAGCGCATCCTGATCCCGTCGCCTAAAGTCGCCACCTACGACCTGCAACCGGAAATGAGCGCGCCGCAAGTCACCGACAAGATCGTCGACGCCATCGACCACCAGCGGTATGACGTGATCGTGGTCAACTACGCCAACGGTGACATGGTCGGCCACAGCGGCAACCTGGAAGCCGCGATCAAGGCCGTGGAATGCCTGGACCAGTGCGTCGGCCGCATCGTCGATGCGCTGGAAAAGGTCGGCGGCGAAGCGCTGATCACCGCCGACCACGGTAACTGCGAGCAGATGTCCGACGAATCCACCGGGCAGGCCCACACGGCCCATACCACCGAGCCGGTGCCGTTCATCTACGTCGGCAAGCGCGACTTCAAAGTGCGTGATGGCGGCGTGCTGGCGGATGTGGCACCGACAATGTTGATGCTGATGGGGTTGGAGAAGCCGAAAGAGATGACCGGCACTTCGATTCTGGTCTGATTCTCAGAATCACCGAAAAATAGTGTGGGAGGGGGCTTGCCCCCGATTACGGTAGATCAGCTGACACCCATGTGGCTGATACATCGCTATCGGGGGCAAGCCCCTTCCCACATTGGATCTTCCGCGTTTGGTAGATGTCTTTTTGCCATACCAGCGCCACTCGGCACCTATCTTGCCCGGAAGCCTGAATTGGGCGTTTTTTTTGCAGCGCTTGGCGGGCATACTAGGCCGTCCCTTTCCGTGGTGTCGCCCGCCTCTATGCTTCGCGCCTTGATTACCCTCGCTCTTGTCTGCCTGCTCCAACCGGCGTTTGCCGATGAGCGCGCGCAAACCCAACAACAGTTGGACGCTACGCGTCAGGACATTACCGAGCTGAAAAAACTGCTCGGCAAGCTCCAGGAAGAAAAATCCGGGGTGCAGAAAGACCTGCGCGGCACGGAAACCGAGATGGGCAAGCTGGAGAAACAGGTCCAGGAGCTGCAAAAAGAATTAAAGAAGAGCGAGTCGGAACTGGAGCGACTCGACGCTGAGAAAAAAAAACTCCAGAGCGCACGCGTTGAACAGCAACGCCTGATCGCGATCCAGGCCCGCGCCGCCTACCAGAGCGGCCGCCAGGAGTACCTCAAGCTGCTGCTCAACCAGCAGAACCCGGAAAAGTTCGCGCGCACCCTCACCTACTACGACTACGTGAGCCAGGCACGCCTGGCGCAATTGAAGGGTTTCAACGAGACCCTGCGCCAACTGGCCAATGTCGAACAGGAAATCGCCGACCAGCAGTCGCAGTTGCTCGACCAGAAAAGCGCCCTCGACGTCCAGCGCGACCAGTTGGACAAGGTCCGCAAGGAACGCCAGCTGGCCCTGGCCAAGCTCAACGAAGACGTAAAGGCCCGCGACGCCAAGCTGCAAGCTCGCGAGCAGGACCAGGCCGACCTGGCCAAGGTACTCAAGACCATCGAAGAAACCCTGGCCCGCCAGGCACGTGAGGCCGAGGAAGCGCGCCAGAAAGCGCTGATCGCCCAGCAGGAAGCCGAAAAAAAGCGCCAGCGTGAGGCCGAACTGGCAGCCACGACGGACGCTCCGGCCCCCCACAAGCCCGCGCACGCAGCACCTGGCCCGCTGGTTTCCAGCGCCGGCGAATCCTTCGGCGGCCCTTTTGCTTCCGCGCGCGGCAAACTTCCATGGCCGGTTGATGGTCGACTACTGGCACGCTTTGGGGAAACCCGTGGCGACGACACCCGCGCCAAGTGGGACGGGGTGATGATCAGCGCCGCTGCTGGCAGCCAGGTCCATGCCGTACACGGTGGCCGCGTGGTGTTTGCCGATTGGCTGCGGGGCGCCGGTTTGTTGGTGATTCTCGACCACGGTAATGGCTATTTGAGCCTTTATGGCCACAATCAGACTTTACTCAAGTCGGCAGGTGATGTTGTAAAAGCCGGTGAATCCATCTCCACTGTCGGTAACAGTGGCGGCCAGGACACCCCGGCGCTGTACTTCGCTATTCGTCAGCAGGGTCGCCCGAGCGATCCCGCACAATGGTGCCGCTCCCAAGGATAGGGGCGCATCTACACTAGGAGTTCGTTCGACATGCTGCATTTGTCCCGCCTCACTTCGCTGGCCCTGACGATCGCCCTGGTGATCGGCGCGCCTCTGGCTTTTGCCGACCAGGCCGCACCGGCTGCACCTGCCGCCACGGCCGCGACCACCAAGGCGCCGTTGCCGCTGGACGAGCTGCGCACCTTTGCCGAGGTCATGGACCGGATCAAGGCCGCCTATGTCGAACCCGTAGACGACAAGACCCTGCTGGAGAATGCCATCAAGGGCATGCTCAGCAACCTCGACCCACACTCCGCCTACCTCGGCCCGGAAGATTTCGCCGAGCTGCAGGAAAGCACCAGCGGTGAATTCGGCGGCCTGGGCATCGAAGTCGGCGCCGAGGACGGCCAGATCAAGGTCGTCTCCCCGATTGACGACACCCCAGCGTCCAAGGCCGGTATCCAGGCCGGCGACTTGATCGTCAAGATCAACGGCCAGCCGACCCGCGGCCAGACCATGACCGAAGCCGTCGACAAGATGCGCGGCAAAATCGGCCAGAAAATCACCCTGACCCTGGTGCGCGACGGCGGTGCCCCGTTCGACGTGACCCTGGCCCGCGCGACCATCACGGTCAAGAGCGTGAAGAGCCAGTTGCTCGAGTCAGGCTACGGCTACATCCGTATTACCCAGTTCCAGGTCAAGACCGGCGACGAAGTGGCCAAGGCCCTGGCCAAACTGCGCAAGGACAACGGCAAGAAGCTCAACGGCATCGTGCTCGACCTGCGCAACAACCCAGGTGGCGTGCTGCAGGCGGCGGTGGAAGTGGTCGACCACTTCATCACCAAGGGCCTGATCG
This genomic window contains:
- the secB gene encoding protein-export chaperone SecB, which codes for MTDQQNTEAAEAQGPQFSLQRIYVRDLSFEAPKSPAIFRQEWTPSVALDLNTRQKALEGDFHEVVLTLSVTVKNGEEVAFIAEVQQAGIFLIQGLDEASMSHTLGAFCPNILFPYARETLDSLVTRGSFPALMLAPVNFDALYAQELQRMQQEGASTVQ
- a CDS encoding S41 family peptidase, producing the protein MLHLSRLTSLALTIALVIGAPLAFADQAAPAAPAATAATTKAPLPLDELRTFAEVMDRIKAAYVEPVDDKTLLENAIKGMLSNLDPHSAYLGPEDFAELQESTSGEFGGLGIEVGAEDGQIKVVSPIDDTPASKAGIQAGDLIVKINGQPTRGQTMTEAVDKMRGKIGQKITLTLVRDGGAPFDVTLARATITVKSVKSQLLESGYGYIRITQFQVKTGDEVAKALAKLRKDNGKKLNGIVLDLRNNPGGVLQAAVEVVDHFITKGLIVYTKGRIANSELRFSATGNDLSENVPLAVLINGGSASASEIVAGALQDQKRGVLMGTTSFGKGSVQTVLPLNNERALKITTALYYTPNGRSIQAQGIVPDIEVRKAKITNEVDSEYYKEADLQGHLGNGNGGADQPTGSGSKAKPMPQDDDYQLAQALSLLKGLSITRSR
- the ntrC gene encoding nitrogen regulation protein NR(I), which gives rise to MSRSETVWIVDDDRSIRWVLEKALQQEGMTTQSFDSADGVMSRLARQQPDVIISDIRMPGASGLDLLARIREQHPRLPVIIMTAHSDLDSAVASYQGGAFEYLPKPFDVDEAVALVKRANQHAQEQQNQEAPPALTRTPEIIGEAPAMQEVFRAIGRLSHSNITVLINGESGTGKELVAHALHRHSPRSASPFIALNMAAIPKDLMESELFGHEKGAFTGAANLRRGRFEQADGGTLFLDEIGDMPADTQTRLLRVLADGEFYRVGGHTPVKVDVRIIAATHQNLETLVHAGKFREDLFHRLNVIRIHIPRMSDRREDIPTLARHFLSRAAQELAVEPKLLKTETEEYLKNLPWPGNVRQLENTCRWITVMASGREVHISDLPPELLSLPQDSAPVTNWEQALRQWADQALARGQSNLLDSAVPAFERIMIETALKHTAGRRRDAAVLLGWGRNTLTRKIKELGMKVDGGDDDDGDEG
- a CDS encoding tRNA (cytidine(34)-2'-O)-methyltransferase: MFHVILFQPEIPPNTGNVIRLCANSGCHLHLIEPLGFDMDDKRLRRAGLDYHEYATLQRHADLASCLESLGHPRLFAFTTKGSRPFHDASFAEGDAFLFGPESRGLPAEVLDALPDGHRLRLPMREGCRSLNLSNTVAVAVYEGWRQLGFK
- a CDS encoding murein hydrolase activator EnvC family protein, with translation MLRALITLALVCLLQPAFADERAQTQQQLDATRQDITELKKLLGKLQEEKSGVQKDLRGTETEMGKLEKQVQELQKELKKSESELERLDAEKKKLQSARVEQQRLIAIQARAAYQSGRQEYLKLLLNQQNPEKFARTLTYYDYVSQARLAQLKGFNETLRQLANVEQEIADQQSQLLDQKSALDVQRDQLDKVRKERQLALAKLNEDVKARDAKLQAREQDQADLAKVLKTIEETLARQAREAEEARQKALIAQQEAEKKRQREAELAATTDAPAPHKPAHAAPGPLVSSAGESFGGPFASARGKLPWPVDGRLLARFGETRGDDTRAKWDGVMISAAAGSQVHAVHGGRVVFADWLRGAGLLVILDHGNGYLSLYGHNQTLLKSAGDVVKAGESISTVGNSGGQDTPALYFAIRQQGRPSDPAQWCRSQG
- the grxC gene encoding glutaredoxin 3; this translates as MSQVVVYSSDWCPYCMRAKALLEKKGVAFEEIKVDGKPQVRAEMAQKAGRTSVPQIWIGTRHVGGCDDLFALERSGKLDALLHV
- a CDS encoding rhodanese-like domain-containing protein; its protein translation is MVDHLIAFATAHYLLAGAFVILLALLIAHEMSRGGRSLSTSELTALVNKDEAIVVDIRPAKDFATGHIVGALNIPQDKLIARLAELEKHKAKTIILVDAQGQHAGTHAREMLKTGFTAAKLSGGISSWRADNLPLVK
- the gpmI gene encoding 2,3-bisphosphoglycerate-independent phosphoglycerate mutase, with the translated sequence MTTTPKPLVLIILDGFGHSESHHDNAVYSARKPVLDRLTATVPNGLISGSGMDVGLPDGQMGNSEVGHMNLGAGRVVYQDFTRVTKAIRDGEFFENPTICAAVDKAVAAGKAVHFMGLLSDGGVHSHQDHLVAMAELAFKRGADKIYLHAFLDGRDTPPKSAQSSIELLDATFAALGKGRIASLVGRYFAMDRDNRWDRVAQAYNLIVDGQAEFNAATAQEGLEAAYARGESDEFVKATTIGEPVKVEDGDAVVFMNFRADRARELSRVFVEDGFKEFERARQPKVQYVGLTQYAASIPAPAAFAAGSLDNVLGDYLAKNGKTQLRIAETEKYAHVTFFFSGGREEPFPGEERILIPSPKVATYDLQPEMSAPQVTDKIVDAIDHQRYDVIVVNYANGDMVGHSGNLEAAIKAVECLDQCVGRIVDALEKVGGEALITADHGNCEQMSDESTGQAHTAHTTEPVPFIYVGKRDFKVRDGGVLADVAPTMLMLMGLEKPKEMTGTSILV
- the glnL gene encoding nitrogen regulation protein NR(II); translated protein: MTISDALHRLLLDNLTTATILLNDDLRLEYMNPAAEMLLAISGQRSHGQFISELFTESAEALSSLRQAVEQAHPFTKREAMLTALTGQTLTVDYAVTPILSNGATLLLLEVHPRDRLLRITKEEAQLSKQETSKMLVRGLAHEIKNPLGGIRGAAQLLARELPDEHLKDYTNVIIEEADRLRNLVDRMLGSNKLPSLAMTNVHEVLERVCQLVEAESQGCITLVRDYDPSIPDVLIDREQMIQAVLNIVRNAMQAISSQNELRLGRISLRTRALRQFTIGHVRHRLVTKVEIIDNGPGIPAELQETIFFPMVSGRPDGTGLGLAITQNIISQHQGLIECESHPGHTTFSIFLPLEQGAPST